The uncultured Desulfobulbus sp. genome window below encodes:
- the speA gene encoding biosynthetic arginine decarboxylase translates to MSYAMERWNINKSSDLYGVTEWSGGYFFVAENGDLMVAPSPGETGRAVSIAEVSRGMRDRGFDMPVLLRIENILDSQITLLNETFRDAMGELGYKGSFMGAYPIKVNQQQQVVEKIAQFGSRYHHGLEAGSKAELIAAMGMMRDKKAVLICNGYKDEEFIDLGLYATKIGYTCILVVEMPDELPLIIERSKKLKARPILGIRIKLSAQAGGHWSESGGERSIFGLNTSQVIHAVDMLKEAGMLDCLKLVHYHLGSQISNIREIRTAVNEACRVYAGLAKEGAGVEYLDLGGGLAVDYDGSQSNFLSSRNYSLKEYCTDIVEAVMTSLEDAQIPAPVIITESGRALVAYYSILLFNILDVTRFEPDPLPDTLPEDCPPQLEYMHQALKDLTIRNIQEVFNDTIFYRDETRRLFQTGKITLRERSLAERLFWTTINRISRLAKDLRNPGAELSDLDRILSDFYYCNFSVFQSLPDSWAIEQLFPIMPIHRLDEEPTRKGILADITCDCDGKIDQFIDKRGVKHYLPLHELKPYEEYILGVFLVGAYQETLGDLHNLLGDTNIVTIRIKDQGEFEFVNEQEGDTVAEVLSYVQYDPKRLFIRFRETAEQAVREGKISPQERREVVSVYEAGLRGYTYFER, encoded by the coding sequence GTGAGTTACGCCATGGAACGTTGGAATATCAATAAGTCATCTGATCTTTACGGTGTCACGGAATGGAGTGGTGGCTATTTTTTTGTGGCTGAGAACGGTGACCTGATGGTAGCGCCTTCTCCCGGGGAGACCGGGCGGGCGGTGTCCATTGCCGAAGTCTCGCGGGGTATGCGGGATCGGGGCTTTGATATGCCGGTCCTGCTGCGCATTGAAAACATCCTCGATTCGCAGATTACCCTCTTGAATGAGACCTTTCGGGATGCCATGGGCGAGCTGGGGTACAAAGGCTCGTTCATGGGGGCCTACCCTATCAAGGTGAATCAGCAGCAGCAGGTGGTGGAGAAAATCGCCCAGTTCGGCTCCCGCTATCACCATGGTCTGGAGGCAGGCTCCAAGGCGGAGCTGATTGCTGCCATGGGGATGATGCGGGATAAAAAGGCGGTGCTCATTTGCAACGGCTATAAGGATGAGGAATTTATCGATCTGGGGCTCTATGCCACCAAGATTGGCTACACCTGTATCCTGGTGGTGGAGATGCCCGATGAACTCCCGCTGATTATCGAGCGCTCCAAAAAACTCAAGGCGCGGCCGATCCTGGGAATTCGTATCAAGCTCTCTGCCCAGGCGGGGGGACATTGGTCGGAATCGGGTGGGGAGCGCTCCATCTTCGGGCTCAATACCAGCCAGGTCATTCACGCCGTGGATATGCTCAAAGAGGCAGGTATGCTTGATTGCCTCAAGTTGGTCCACTACCATCTGGGCTCCCAGATCTCCAATATCCGTGAGATTCGTACAGCGGTGAACGAGGCCTGTCGCGTGTACGCGGGGTTGGCCAAAGAGGGGGCCGGCGTCGAGTATCTTGATCTCGGCGGTGGTCTGGCCGTTGATTACGATGGTTCCCAGTCCAATTTTCTCTCCAGCCGCAACTATAGCCTCAAGGAATACTGCACCGATATTGTCGAGGCGGTCATGACCTCGCTGGAGGATGCCCAGATTCCCGCGCCGGTGATCATCACTGAGTCGGGCCGGGCGCTGGTGGCCTACTATTCGATTCTTTTGTTTAATATTCTCGATGTCACCCGCTTTGAACCGGATCCCCTGCCGGATACCCTGCCTGAGGATTGTCCGCCCCAGCTGGAATACATGCATCAGGCGCTCAAGGATCTGACCATTCGCAATATTCAGGAGGTGTTCAACGACACCATCTTTTATCGCGATGAAACCAGGCGACTGTTTCAGACCGGAAAGATCACCCTGCGAGAGCGGTCGCTTGCCGAGCGCCTTTTCTGGACAACCATCAACCGGATCAGCCGCCTCGCCAAGGATCTGCGGAACCCAGGCGCTGAGCTCTCAGACCTGGATCGCATTCTCTCGGACTTTTATTACTGTAACTTTTCTGTGTTCCAGAGTCTGCCCGACTCCTGGGCCATCGAACAGCTCTTTCCCATCATGCCGATTCACCGACTGGATGAAGAGCCGACCCGTAAAGGGATCCTGGCCGATATCACCTGCGACTGTGACGGTAAGATCGACCAGTTCATTGATAAGCGAGGGGTCAAGCATTACCTGCCCCTGCATGAGCTGAAGCCCTATGAGGAATATATCCTCGGTGTCTTTCTCGTCGGCGCCTACCAGGAGACCCTGGGGGATCTGCACAACCTTTTAGGCGATACCAATATCGTCACCATCCGCATTAAGGATCAGGGCGAGTTTGAATTTGTTAACGAGCAGGAGGGCGATACCGTGGCCGAGGTCCTCTCCTATGTCCAGTATGATCCCAAACGCCTCTTTATTCGCTTTCGTGAAACCGCGGAACAGGCGGTGCGCGAGGGAAAAATCAGTCCCCAGGAGCGACGTGAGGTGGTCAGCGTGTATGAGGCAGGCCTGCGGGGCTACACTTATTTCGAACGCTAA
- a CDS encoding DUF2786 domain-containing protein — MTDTAQLDDRLHAAWLSQLIREHRDICYQYGLCLSEPIFRISRSRRQLGSWSARDRCLTLSHYLIMEHPWALTMQVLKHEMAHQLCSERYGTEEMGHGALFKQACHQMAVDESFQRAGADLCVQLSEEQVAGGSTAPGRRIIEKVRKLLALGDSDNEHEAALAMQRVSELLERHQLDLGSLAQEQQLLHRSINTGKQKLPAHRKVICTLLADHFGVRVICGSTYQPDQDRVVKTIELLGPEENVAIAEHCYHFLENRLETLWQQNRHHYVGSGLRARNSYFFGILAGFRQRIEDEQRQPPIRRTVASAALLPLEQAQQRLEDFVGWRFPRLCRRKAKPVQMHGAAYRQALATGRTLQLHRPVENSQEIKLLG, encoded by the coding sequence ATGACTGATACCGCACAACTCGATGACCGACTGCATGCGGCCTGGCTCAGCCAACTGATTAGGGAACACCGCGATATTTGTTATCAGTACGGGCTTTGCTTAAGTGAACCCATTTTTCGCATCAGCAGAAGCCGCCGCCAGCTCGGGAGCTGGTCGGCAAGGGACCGGTGTTTGACGCTGAGCCATTATCTCATCATGGAACATCCCTGGGCCTTGACGATGCAGGTGCTCAAGCACGAAATGGCCCACCAGCTCTGTAGCGAACGGTACGGCACGGAGGAGATGGGGCATGGGGCGCTTTTTAAGCAGGCCTGTCACCAAATGGCCGTGGATGAGTCATTTCAGCGGGCCGGGGCGGATTTATGCGTGCAGCTCAGCGAGGAGCAGGTCGCAGGCGGCAGCACGGCCCCTGGGCGAAGGATTATAGAAAAGGTGCGTAAACTCTTGGCACTGGGCGATTCCGACAACGAGCATGAGGCTGCCCTGGCCATGCAGCGCGTCAGTGAACTCTTAGAGCGGCATCAGCTTGATCTTGGAAGTCTTGCCCAGGAGCAGCAGCTCTTGCATCGGAGCATTAATACCGGTAAGCAAAAACTGCCGGCCCATCGTAAGGTGATCTGCACGCTTCTGGCTGACCATTTTGGCGTACGGGTGATCTGTGGATCCACTTATCAGCCTGACCAGGATCGTGTTGTCAAAACAATCGAGCTGCTCGGTCCGGAAGAAAATGTCGCCATTGCCGAGCACTGTTATCATTTTCTGGAAAATCGGCTTGAAACCCTGTGGCAGCAGAACCGGCATCACTACGTCGGAAGTGGTCTTCGAGCCCGCAACAGTTATTTCTTTGGCATCCTGGCCGGGTTTCGTCAGCGCATTGAGGACGAGCAGAGGCAGCCACCCATACGAAGAACTGTTGCCTCCGCAGCTTTGCTGCCTCTTGAGCAGGCACAGCAACGGCTTGAGGATTTTGTTGGTTGGCGTTTTCCCCGTTTGTGCCGCAGAAAAGCAAAGCCTGTGCAGATGCATGGTGCCGCCTATCGACAGGCTCTGGCCACCGGGCGAACGCTGCAGTTACATAGGCCTGTCGAAAACAGCCAGGAGATTAAACTGCTTGGCTGA
- a CDS encoding M48 family metallopeptidase gives MTGTTYLAFILSVLLLGYLLDLIVSLLNLRCLSPELPGEFADVFDAKEYARSQEYTRATTRFSLVQASWSLVLTIGFIVAGGFNWLDLFARSLGQGEIVTGLVFTALLGLLSSVVQLPFSLYSTFVLEERFGFNTTTWQTFVLDQFKAMVLVVVLGGPLLAAILWFFSSSGQFAWFYCWLAVVLFIVVMQFLAPVVIMPLFNKFVPLAEGPLKEKITEYARQQRFAIQGIYTMDGSKRSNRANAFFTGFGRFRRIVFFDTLLEKLEENELLAVLAHEMGHYKLRHIPAMMVLSVLQTGLMFFILSLFLQNQGLFAAFGMEHVSVYGSLIFFGFLYTPISLVVGVFFHQFSRRNEYQADAYAAQTLQEVCGNEALIRGLKKLSVSNLNNLTPHPLNVFLNYSHPPVLARIQALRQQPAGGHD, from the coding sequence ATGACTGGCACGACCTATCTTGCTTTTATTCTCTCTGTTCTTCTGCTCGGCTACCTGTTGGATCTGATCGTCTCTCTCTTGAACCTGCGATGCCTCTCTCCTGAGCTTCCAGGGGAGTTTGCAGATGTCTTTGATGCCAAGGAGTATGCACGATCGCAGGAGTATACCCGGGCAACGACTCGTTTCTCCCTGGTTCAGGCGAGTTGGAGTCTGGTTTTGACGATAGGTTTTATTGTTGCCGGGGGATTTAATTGGCTGGATTTGTTTGCCAGGAGTCTGGGGCAGGGCGAAATTGTCACCGGCCTGGTGTTTACGGCGCTGCTCGGGCTCCTCAGCTCGGTGGTTCAGTTGCCCTTTTCCCTGTATTCGACCTTTGTTCTGGAAGAGCGTTTTGGATTCAATACCACCACCTGGCAGACCTTTGTCCTGGATCAGTTCAAAGCCATGGTGCTGGTTGTCGTACTCGGAGGGCCATTGTTGGCTGCAATTCTCTGGTTTTTTTCCAGCAGCGGTCAGTTCGCCTGGTTCTATTGCTGGCTGGCAGTCGTGCTGTTTATAGTTGTGATGCAGTTTTTGGCTCCAGTGGTGATTATGCCTCTGTTTAACAAGTTCGTGCCGCTTGCCGAGGGGCCGTTGAAGGAAAAAATCACCGAGTATGCCAGGCAGCAGCGATTTGCCATACAGGGGATTTATACCATGGATGGCTCAAAGCGATCCAACCGGGCCAACGCTTTTTTTACCGGGTTTGGCCGCTTCCGGCGCATTGTCTTTTTTGATACTCTGCTCGAAAAACTTGAGGAGAATGAACTGCTTGCTGTTCTGGCGCATGAGATGGGGCATTACAAGCTGCGACATATTCCAGCTATGATGGTGCTCTCGGTTTTGCAGACCGGCCTGATGTTTTTCATCCTTTCCCTCTTTTTGCAGAATCAGGGGCTGTTTGCAGCTTTTGGCATGGAGCATGTCTCTGTCTATGGCTCACTTATTTTTTTTGGTTTTCTCTATACGCCGATCTCTCTGGTTGTAGGGGTGTTTTTTCATCAATTTTCGCGGCGCAACGAATATCAGGCCGATGCCTATGCTGCCCAGACTTTGCAAGAGGTCTGTGGGAATGAAGCGCTTATCCGCGGACTCAAAAAACTCAGCGTTTCCAACCTCAACAACCTGACCCCGCATCCGCTCAATGTCTTTTTGAATTACAGCCATCCGCCAGTGCTTGCCCGCATTCAGGCCCTGCGGCAGCAGCCAGCAGGCGGTCATGACTGA
- a CDS encoding arginine N-succinyltransferase, producing MSAFKLFAIIFTAMVLALLVAFILIRNWLFPQPFTPVSLNPQEQQQLEQKLERFERASAASYSPAHAPQLSSADLQPEAYSEAGASHEILLSEREINAVVAQNSNLGQRMVVDLAQDLVSVKLLIPLDPDFPIMGGKVLKVRAGAELAYRQGRPVVILRGISVMGIPLPNAWLGGLKNIDLIETFGADPGFWKSLADGVAAIDVGEGHLRLLLRE from the coding sequence ATGTCCGCTTTCAAACTGTTCGCCATAATTTTCACGGCCATGGTCCTGGCCCTGCTGGTTGCCTTCATCCTCATCCGCAACTGGCTCTTTCCGCAGCCTTTTACCCCGGTCAGTCTCAATCCCCAGGAGCAACAGCAATTAGAACAGAAGCTAGAACGTTTTGAACGGGCCAGCGCAGCTTCATATTCCCCCGCACATGCACCACAACTCTCCAGTGCTGACCTGCAACCTGAGGCCTACAGTGAAGCAGGCGCCTCCCATGAAATTCTGCTGAGCGAACGGGAAATAAACGCCGTGGTCGCTCAAAACTCTAACCTGGGACAACGAATGGTGGTGGATCTTGCCCAGGATCTTGTCAGTGTCAAACTGCTCATTCCGCTTGATCCTGATTTTCCAATTATGGGGGGTAAGGTCCTGAAGGTTCGAGCCGGTGCTGAGTTGGCCTATCGGCAGGGCCGCCCGGTGGTCATTTTGCGAGGGATTTCAGTCATGGGCATTCCGTTGCCCAATGCCTGGCTCGGTGGTCTGAAAAACATTGACCTGATCGAAACCTTTGGCGCAGATCCCGGGTTCTGGAAAAGCCTTGCTGATGGTGTCGCCGCCATTGATGTTGGGGAAGGGCATTTGCGACTACTACTGCGGGAATAA
- a CDS encoding outer membrane protein transport protein: protein MALWPPPQVWTSSYICGILLTALIYSCLSADQSALASGFRITNQSLGAVGKAGANTAYTPGPDASYYNPANMAFLPDFWLVETSLTTLYLPAVNYADSRSPALHGESASELFYMPLVHLVSPEFGKVRFGFSLTYPFGLAKQWSQPFPRGFAQKISLFTVEASPSMSFQVNDWMSLGGGVRFIHAKGEVDNEFTSPIFASELGALTSLSHSSNASDNKVGYNLALSLHPNQRWNIAATYRSEVDLHLSGSSQLRALLGSSWLSDHTASSLELPLPAVLSLSTSYSFERLTVELGWDRTFWGATEVLDFEYSQDLSSPPFAIFDTPIPRNWKDTNAYRLGLTYAWNQQWTTTLGIAFDETPVPDQTLEFQLPDSDAMVYCLGIRFRYSPSTELGLSYMYHHTQSRSVNNDLNIEGTFTEGGAHAVTLGLITRF from the coding sequence ATGGCGTTATGGCCCCCCCCTCAGGTCTGGACTTCTTCCTATATTTGCGGAATTCTCCTGACAGCTCTCATATACAGTTGTCTCAGCGCTGACCAGTCCGCCCTAGCCTCAGGGTTTCGTATCACCAATCAATCTTTGGGTGCTGTCGGAAAAGCTGGCGCCAACACCGCGTATACCCCCGGCCCAGATGCCAGTTATTACAATCCGGCAAACATGGCTTTCCTGCCCGATTTCTGGTTGGTCGAAACCAGCCTCACCACACTCTACCTCCCAGCCGTCAACTATGCAGACAGCAGGAGTCCGGCTTTACATGGGGAGTCTGCAAGTGAACTGTTTTATATGCCTTTGGTCCACCTGGTCTCCCCTGAATTTGGAAAAGTTCGCTTTGGTTTTTCCCTGACCTACCCTTTTGGCCTGGCCAAACAATGGTCCCAGCCTTTCCCACGTGGTTTTGCTCAAAAAATTTCACTGTTCACTGTTGAAGCCAGCCCAAGCATGTCTTTTCAAGTGAACGACTGGATGAGTCTGGGCGGGGGGGTTCGATTTATTCACGCAAAAGGTGAAGTCGACAATGAGTTTACTTCCCCCATTTTTGCTTCTGAGTTGGGGGCGCTGACTTCTTTAAGCCACTCTTCCAATGCCTCCGACAACAAAGTCGGATACAACCTGGCGTTGAGTCTCCATCCAAACCAACGGTGGAATATCGCTGCCACTTATCGTTCTGAAGTTGATCTCCACCTGAGTGGAAGCAGTCAATTACGAGCGCTCCTTGGTTCATCGTGGCTCAGCGACCACACAGCATCATCTTTGGAGCTCCCCCTCCCCGCAGTCTTAAGCCTTTCCACCTCGTACTCTTTCGAGCGCCTGACAGTTGAACTTGGCTGGGACAGGACCTTCTGGGGGGCAACCGAAGTACTGGATTTTGAGTATTCACAAGACCTTTCCAGCCCCCCTTTTGCGATCTTCGACACTCCCATCCCCAGAAACTGGAAAGATACCAACGCCTATCGCCTTGGCCTTACCTATGCCTGGAACCAGCAATGGACAACAACCCTGGGGATAGCCTTTGATGAAACACCGGTCCCTGATCAAACCCTTGAATTTCAGCTACCCGACTCCGATGCAATGGTCTACTGCCTGGGAATTCGCTTTCGCTACTCTCCCTCCACGGAGCTTGGCCTTTCTTACATGTATCACCATACCCAATCCCGCTCGGTAAACAACGACCTCAATATCGAGGGAACCTTTACCGAGGGCGGGGCACATGCCGTCACCCTTGGCTTAATCACCAGGTTCTAA
- a CDS encoding cyclic nucleotide-binding domain-containing protein — translation MSPSPTPIAPALLDSVLVYANIRTFSPGEPILSPESTTHAFYYLAQGAVEVSYTDRVDTRITVALIGQGEFFGEIGYFDGESRVRNIQASGEAQVGIFDEMVMTKLRAAKPELFVDFLFFLTQNICGKFRRIAGEREPIAGYADSLSTRHSSRYSEAKPLPSALLNSSLWQSISGKMETFKTELFNLSHTLQKAEAEGKVALETEARCHVVLAELNAALPEFEKAMAGSNYEEMLWGYIFKEIFPYFMRSRFAERAYFKPKGYAGDFLMMEHIYTDIPKGEGKLGEIIDAFCLQRPGSLAIRGRRKLMKKQLELCSAPIHARGKITRIMNLACGPNRELFDFLADCEYSEDIEALCVDIDSEALQYTNQHVNIFPHRASIRLMSENVIKWALGRAKHHIEPLDIIYSVGLCDYLDPRLFRALITQCYNHLNPGGTLLLGNFTFYPDSLFLDKLLKWELIYRTKEDMIELFAPTPFGDKVEVLIEESGVNLFAKAIKE, via the coding sequence ATGTCACCATCACCTACGCCTATTGCGCCTGCCCTACTCGATTCAGTTCTCGTTTATGCAAACATTCGAACCTTTTCACCAGGCGAACCCATTCTCAGCCCAGAAAGTACGACCCATGCCTTTTACTATCTGGCGCAGGGTGCTGTTGAGGTCAGCTATACCGACCGGGTGGATACCCGTATCACCGTAGCCTTGATTGGCCAAGGCGAATTTTTTGGAGAGATCGGTTACTTTGATGGGGAATCCCGCGTGCGTAATATACAGGCCTCGGGTGAGGCGCAGGTCGGCATTTTTGATGAGATGGTCATGACCAAACTTCGCGCCGCCAAACCCGAGCTGTTTGTTGATTTCCTCTTTTTCCTTACCCAAAATATTTGCGGTAAATTTCGTCGTATTGCCGGAGAGCGAGAACCCATCGCCGGCTATGCAGATTCGCTTTCGACTCGTCATTCCAGCCGCTACTCCGAGGCTAAACCCCTTCCTTCCGCGCTGCTGAACTCTTCTCTCTGGCAGAGTATCAGTGGCAAAATGGAGACGTTCAAAACCGAATTGTTCAACCTCTCTCATACCCTGCAAAAAGCTGAGGCCGAAGGCAAGGTCGCCTTGGAGACGGAAGCCCGCTGTCATGTCGTTTTAGCCGAACTCAATGCTGCTTTACCCGAATTTGAGAAGGCCATGGCCGGGAGCAACTACGAAGAAATGCTCTGGGGATATATTTTCAAAGAAATATTCCCCTACTTCATGCGGAGTCGCTTTGCCGAAAGAGCCTATTTTAAGCCCAAGGGATATGCTGGTGACTTCTTAATGATGGAGCATATTTATACAGACATCCCCAAGGGTGAAGGCAAACTGGGCGAAATTATCGATGCCTTCTGCCTGCAACGTCCAGGATCCCTGGCAATTCGTGGACGTCGCAAGCTGATGAAAAAACAGCTGGAGCTCTGCAGCGCCCCCATTCATGCCCGGGGCAAGATCACTCGGATCATGAACCTGGCCTGCGGGCCCAATCGGGAGCTATTCGATTTTCTTGCCGACTGTGAGTACAGTGAAGACATTGAGGCGCTCTGTGTGGATATTGACTCAGAGGCTTTGCAGTATACCAACCAGCACGTCAATATCTTTCCCCACCGGGCTTCTATCCGCCTGATGAGTGAAAACGTGATCAAGTGGGCGCTGGGTCGAGCCAAGCATCACATTGAGCCTCTGGATATCATTTATTCGGTTGGGCTGTGCGACTACCTGGATCCACGCCTGTTTCGCGCGCTTATCACCCAGTGTTACAACCACCTGAACCCCGGCGGCACCTTACTTTTGGGCAACTTCACTTTTTATCCGGATTCGCTCTTTCTTGACAAGCTACTGAAATGGGAGCTGATCTACCGCACCAAGGAAGACATGATTGAACTCTTTGCCCCGACTCCGTTTGGCGACAAGGTTGAGGTGCTGATAGAGGAATCTGGAGTCAATCTTTTTGCAAAGGCGATCAAGGAATAA
- a CDS encoding HD domain-containing phosphohydrolase, with protein sequence MDQALTTAPLEVAQEIDQLFYQRTRICLWLGAVFFSFFSLLDYVHARDVFPLFLGYRLSFVFVLIGLLQLLRFPELQRHCRKIMFGSMLLGTLVISLMTVKLGGFGSGYYVGILLMIAGGFSVLPLNIGQSLGLGGAMYCIYALTVYLGSPPLSGEELNCFVNNTFFFWSIVIVTTVQCFDEIQTLLKSLRIQKNLRTINGELKEYTGGLESLVKERMAQQEESDLKFRDLYNNILDLVVLIDGRGIIQMINHHGAQLLELSAQALKNRPLTDFLPPQDQDILTKKIMIQLASGQQIQGIQMRLITYHGRPLEVELSGNAVNMPEQQLCYQLIIRDITLTKQIEKQVLESKQLLDTSRQAAIFGLASLAECRDEDTGAHLLRIRAYTRILAMELALSPDAPAIITDTFIEDLCISSMLHDIGKIGIPDSILLKPARLTREEFTVIKQHCELGSNALASAERDSESLSFLRLGQEITRCHHERWDGTGYPSGLKGEKIPLAARIVSLVDVYDALTSTRPYKEAFSHEESCRIILSESGHLFDPVIVAAFLRREQDFDSARQQMYSTPILPVH encoded by the coding sequence ATGGATCAGGCCCTCACTACAGCGCCTTTAGAGGTTGCACAGGAAATAGATCAGCTTTTTTACCAACGAACCCGTATCTGCCTCTGGCTGGGTGCTGTCTTTTTCTCCTTTTTCTCTTTACTCGACTATGTCCATGCTCGTGACGTTTTCCCCCTCTTTCTAGGCTACAGATTAAGCTTTGTTTTTGTCCTCATTGGACTATTGCAACTGCTGCGTTTTCCAGAACTCCAACGCCACTGCCGCAAAATCATGTTCGGCTCCATGTTGTTGGGGACTCTGGTCATCTCTCTCATGACAGTCAAACTCGGGGGCTTTGGATCCGGATACTATGTGGGTATCCTGTTGATGATTGCCGGAGGCTTTTCCGTACTCCCCTTAAATATCGGACAATCTCTCGGCTTGGGCGGAGCGATGTACTGCATCTATGCCCTGACCGTCTACCTGGGGTCCCCTCCTTTAAGCGGAGAAGAACTCAATTGCTTTGTTAACAATACCTTCTTTTTTTGGAGCATTGTCATTGTCACCACGGTTCAGTGCTTTGACGAAATCCAAACCCTGCTCAAGTCCCTGCGCATTCAAAAAAATCTTCGCACCATCAACGGTGAGCTCAAAGAATACACCGGGGGGTTAGAATCGCTTGTTAAAGAACGCATGGCTCAACAGGAAGAGTCAGATCTGAAATTTCGAGACCTCTACAACAATATTCTCGATTTGGTGGTTCTGATTGATGGACGTGGCATCATTCAAATGATCAATCACCATGGCGCCCAGCTTCTGGAGCTTTCGGCCCAGGCCTTGAAAAACCGTCCCCTGACAGATTTTCTTCCTCCCCAGGACCAAGACATCCTGACAAAAAAAATCATGATCCAGCTTGCCAGCGGTCAGCAGATCCAGGGGATTCAGATGCGCCTGATCACCTACCATGGTCGTCCCCTGGAAGTGGAACTCAGCGGCAACGCTGTGAACATGCCTGAACAGCAGCTCTGTTACCAACTCATCATTCGCGATATCACCCTGACCAAACAGATTGAAAAACAGGTTTTGGAATCCAAGCAGCTGCTGGATACCTCCCGCCAGGCAGCTATTTTCGGTCTGGCCAGCCTGGCTGAGTGCCGAGACGAGGATACCGGGGCCCACCTTCTTCGCATTCGGGCCTACACCCGCATTCTGGCGATGGAGCTTGCTCTCTCCCCCGATGCCCCCGCGATAATTACCGACACCTTTATCGAGGATCTCTGCATCTCTTCAATGCTCCATGATATTGGCAAAATAGGCATTCCCGATTCCATTTTGCTCAAACCCGCCCGATTAACCCGGGAAGAATTTACCGTGATCAAGCAGCATTGCGAACTGGGCAGCAACGCCCTTGCCTCGGCAGAACGGGATTCAGAAAGCCTATCTTTTCTCCGCTTGGGCCAGGAAATCACCCGCTGCCACCATGAGCGCTGGGACGGAACCGGCTACCCATCTGGACTCAAAGGGGAAAAAATCCCCCTGGCTGCTCGAATTGTCAGCCTGGTAGATGTCTACGATGCTCTGACCTCGACACGCCCCTACAAAGAAGCCTTTAGTCATGAAGAATCCTGCCGTATAATACTGAGCGAAAGCGGCCATTTGTTTGACCCTGTTATCGTTGCTGCCTTTCTTCGACGAGAACAGGATTTTGACAGTGCCAGGCAGCAGATGTATTCGACACCAATACTCCCAGTCCACTGA